aatcaatcattaacaagtagtattagttatgtaatcttttatcgaaaattctattaaggattgtggtgacccatctgttttatgtattttaaatcaatcattaacaagtaatattagttatgtaatcttttatcaaaaattttattaaggattgtggtgacccatctgttttacgtagtttaaatcaatcattaacaagtaatattagttatgtaatcttttatcgaaaattatattaagggttttcaattCTAAGCTACGGTttatgaatcctaaactaagggttttcaattctaaaatataaagattaaaaattaataagtcaaataattaacaattagttagcaaacaattagtataaataattaataaataaacaattaactaactaatcaaataattaacaagttattatcatatatttaataaataaacaattaagtaactaatcaaaaaattaataaattattatcgtatatttaacaaataaataattaattaactaatgaaacaattaagaaattattaacaaataaacaattggcttaacaaaaactaaataaataattagctagtctaacaattgaaatagctagtctaacaattaataaatacttaagtcactaatcaaacaattaacaaatactaaataaataattaataaataattaactaattaacaatagataaacaaatttttaaaaaaaggggcaGTCGCAGTGGTTGGTGCGGATTGCCCAAAAatcgcacaaaaaaaaaatgcgcaATCCACCACAGATCACTCCCACCATACCTAaggtaaaaatatatttagcaatgtaaaaaaaaatgtgtagtAAAATACCTAGAATGAAGGTATTTTTGagttttcaaaaataatttccaCAACCAATTCCAAAATCTAATCTTGAAACTCCTTCCTACACTtcaatatatcaaaatattcacttttgtattaaaaacaacacaaaaaagaCGCGGGGTTGGGACCACCGAAATGGGGCGTTAATGGCGGGGCGTTTGTGGAAGTTGAAAGGTTCGGGTCTCTCCGGGGAAGGAGGGGGCGACTTTTTGTTACCTCCTTCACGCAcgaattttgtgcgtgaaagcgCCAAACTCGTATTTATAGCTTTgccctttcacgcactaaattcGTACGtaaaacctatatatatatatatatatatatatatatatatatatatatattttttttttttttgcgttaatttgggccaacttttttttttttttcgcgcTTACAAAACAAGCCTCGCTATAATAAATTTGTTGCCATCCCCAACTTTGCTCCCCCCTGCACCTTCTCTTTCTTCCCCTAGATTTCATGGTAGATTCTCTCTCTCATCTTCCCCATTAATAGATTTACCAtttcttgttctatttactaattttccatcttttcacCCTTGTCACTAGTACTACATAAGAAGGCACCCACAAACCGTTTTCTATACTACTACACCTCTATGTGAAAGACAATTAACATAAATATGGACACCATCAATAATCTCTTTATCTGTCTTTTCCTCTCTGTTTTCACCTTTCTTCTCCTCCGTGCCGTAGCGGCGGCTCATCTTCGCCGCCGTAAAACCCGACTCCCACCGGGTACCCTTGGCCTTCCCTTTATAGGAGAGACCCTTCAGTTAATCTCTGCGTACAAGACTGAAAACCCTGAACCCTTCATTGATGACCGTGTTTCTAAATATGGAAACATTTTCACAACCCATGTTTTCGGTGAACCGACGGTCTTCTCTGCTGACCCGGAGACGAACCGGTTTATTTTGCAGAATGAAGGCCGGCTTTTTGAATCAAGTTACCCTGGTTCGATACAGAATTTGCTAGGGAGGTATTCTCTGTTGCTCATGAGAGGAACACTTCATAAGAGAATGCATTCTTTAACTATGAGTTTTGCTAATTCTTCCATCCTTAAAGACCATCTGTTGGCCGACATAGATAGGTTGGTTAGGCTTAATTTGGATTCCTGGACCGGTCGTGTCTTCCTCATGGAGGAGGCCAAGAAGGTAATAATCTCTTTCCTCGTCCTATAAAACATTTGTACAATCAAAAAacacattaattttttttcaattcagaacacattaatttttttaaattctacCTTTAATTactcaataaataaaaaatgcccaattcaaggaaaaaaaaaggagtactTCAGGGAAATACGCTTTTTGATTAAGCTGTTAATTACTCTCGTGTTTTGTgttacttttattttaaaaaatagaatttttttttccctacgAATTCTAGCTTTTTATGTGACATGTTTAAGACAATAAGGTAAAAGGCATTTGAGTACATTCTAAGTATCTtaaatttaagatcacaaaattcaaaaatcttcttttgatttcttaatTTATGCCGagtcaaaatcaaacaaacacatTAAAACGGAGGTAGTAATTTTTAATGAGTTTGCAGCGATCAAGGGAGTAAGCGGCGCATGCTAGCAAAAGGGGCTTTTGAGTTTTGATGGATCAGAGAATAAAAAAGGATAGATGAGTCAGATTTCCAAGGTTGGTGGTGGGGTATCACAGCTTTAGTGTATATCAATGGAGCAAGAGGGGAGTGTGTAGAGACATATAGGAATGTAATAAGTAAAGATGGCCGTATGTGGTTGTAATTATCATGAACCACATGTGCATGTCCATTGAAAGAATGTGATGTTATCATTCTCCTTACTTTATGTGTCTTTGATACCTTTTGTTTTCTTGCAAAgttagaaggttccataagtcTCTTTTTTGATGATATGTATACAATAGTATTctctttaattaaattaattttatgatgTGCAGATAACGTTTAATCTAACAGTGAAGCAGCTGATGAGTTTTGATCCATGCGAGTGGACAGAAAAGCTCATGAAAGAGTACATGCTTGTCATTGAAGGATTCTTCAGTATTCCTTTGCCTATTTTTTCTTCCACCTACCGCAAGGCAATTCAAGTATGTAACAATGTATTggagaattaataaattaatcactACCTAGCTCGTTATTAATGGTTTGTTCACGTAAAAACGTATATATTATTTCAGGCTCGAAGGAAGGTGGCTGAGGCGTTGGGATTAGTGGTAAGAGAGAggaggaaagagagagaaggaggagagagaaagaatgatatGTTGGAAGCGTTGTTTGAAGGAGATGGGGTTGAAGGAGGAGGATTTTCAGATGAGGAAATAGTGGATTTTATGCTGGCATTGCTAGTGGCTGGCTATGATACAACCTCTACCATCATGACCCTTGCTGTCAAGTTCCTCACTGAGACACCCCATGCTCTCTCCCACCTCAAGGTTAGtaactttttctctttttcattttattttactaaTGTTTCCAATTTATCTAaacacatttctcattttaGTTTTAGTTCAATCACTTTTttatactctctccgtttcaatttatgtgaacccattgaTGAGTCAAGCGAATTTAAAAGAGTGTTGACTTTTGAA
This portion of the Lycium ferocissimum isolate CSIRO_LF1 chromosome 1, AGI_CSIRO_Lferr_CH_V1, whole genome shotgun sequence genome encodes:
- the LOC132054200 gene encoding 3beta,22alpha-dihydroxysteroid 3-dehydrogenase, encoding MDTINNLFICLFLSVFTFLLLRAVAAAHLRRRKTRLPPGTLGLPFIGETLQLISAYKTENPEPFIDDRVSKYGNIFTTHVFGEPTVFSADPETNRFILQNEGRLFESSYPGSIQNLLGRYSLLLMRGTLHKRMHSLTMSFANSSILKDHLLADIDRLVRLNLDSWTGRVFLMEEAKKITFNLTVKQLMSFDPCEWTEKLMKEYMLVIEGFFSIPLPIFSSTYRKAIQARRKVAEALGLVVRERRKEREGGERKNDMLEALFEGDGVEGGGFSDEEIVDFMLALLVAGYDTTSTIMTLAVKFLTETPHALSHLKEEHEEIRLRKGEVESLQWEDYKSMPFTQCVVNETLRIANIISGVFRRAMTDINIKGYTIPKGWKVFASFRAVHLDHEHFKDARSFDPWRWQSNAGSTSSPNVFTPFGGGPRRCPGYELARVELSVFLHHLITRFSWVPAEPDKLIFFPTTRMQKRYPIIVQRRSLFDPCKE